A portion of the Symphalangus syndactylus isolate Jambi chromosome 13, NHGRI_mSymSyn1-v2.1_pri, whole genome shotgun sequence genome contains these proteins:
- the LOC129459769 gene encoding calcium release-activated calcium channel protein 1: MHPEPAPPPSRSSPELPPSGGSTTSGSRRSRRRSGDGEPPGAPPPPPPAVTYPDWIGQSYSEVMSLNEHSMQALSWRKLYLSRAKLKASSRTSALLSGFAMVAMVEVQLDADHDYPPGLLIAFSACTTVLVAVHLFALMISTCILPNIEAVSNVHNLNSVKESPHERMHRHIELAWAFSTVIGTLLFLAEVVLLCWVKFLPLKKQPGQPRPTSKPPAGGAAANVSTSGITPGQAAAIASTTIMVPFGLIFIVFAVHFYRSLVSHKTDRQFQELNELAEFARLQDQLDHRGDHPLTPGSHYA, encoded by the exons ATGCATCCGGAGCCCGCCCCGCCCCCGAGCCGCAGCAGCCCCGAGCTTCCCCCAAGCGGCGGCAGCACCACCAGCGGCAGCCGCCGGAGCCGCCGCCGCAGCGGAGACGGGGAGCCCCCGGgggccccgccgccgccgccgccagccGTCACCTACCCGGACTGGATCGGCCAGAGTTACTCCGAGGTGATGAGCCTCAACGAGCACTCCATGCAGGCGCTGTCCTGGCGCAAGCTCTACTTGAGCCGCGCCAAGCTCAAAGCCTCCAGCCGGACGTCGGCTCTGCTCTCCGGCTTCGCCATG GTGGCGATGGTGGAGGTGCAGCTGGATGCTGACCACGACTACCCGCCGGGGCTGCTCATCGCCTTCAGCGCCTGCACCACAGTGCTGGTGGCTGTGCACCTGTTTGCACTCATGATCAGCACCTGCATCCTGCCCAACATTGAGGCGGTGAGCAACGTGCACAATCTCAACTCGGTCAAGGAGTCCCCCCACGAGCGCATGCACCGGCACATCGAGCTGGCCTGGGCCTTCTCCACCGTCATCGGCACGCTGCTCTTCCTGGCCGAGGTCGTGCTGCTCTGCTGGGTCAAGTTCTTGCCCCTCaagaagcagccaggccagccAAGGCCCACCAGCAAGCCCCCCGCCGGTGGCGCAGCCGCCAACGTCAGTACCAGCGGCATCACCCCGGGCCAGGCAGCCGCCATCGCCTCGACCACGATCATGGTGCCTTTCGGCCTGATCTTTATCGTCTTCGCCGTCCACTTCTACCGCTCACTGGTCAGCCATAAGACGGACCGACAGTTCCAGGAGCTCAACGAGCTGGCGGAGTTTGCCCGCTTACAGGACCAGCTGGACCACAGAGGGGACCACCCCCTGACGCCCGGCAGCCACTATGCCTAG